From the genome of Labrus bergylta chromosome 12, fLabBer1.1, whole genome shotgun sequence, one region includes:
- the foxp3b gene encoding forkhead box protein P3 isoform X2, producing MPETSGERLRCGPNQSPPKTPPRPRSGELTLPTSGSQSCGVMEGVRLKQQRPSVLRQLSQTASRRQHVPSGNIAAVSVCKEEAATGHLSRSSSPHVGSSPAQGHHFFLWKREGATQGAKQSATETRRQDGISEATSALFVSGFCRWPGCDAVTEDFHGFLKHLSSEHGPSDRSIAQWKVQRDMVQGMESQLLLEKQKLIAMQLHLHLSENKYNDQNVSSDWPYSLPLYLPRPLVTDGDAVQQWAIKHLEELSQHGNRAAASAHFLPDLVPRIECYKYNNIRPPYTYAYLIRWSIHESPDKQRTLNEIYNWFTTMFFYFRHNTATWKNAVRHNLSLHKCFVRVEGGKGAVWTVDETEYQRRKGQKYHRDCPVKWFKSYSHYCPDDA from the exons ATGCCAGAGACGTCCGGTGAGCGTTTGAGATGTGGACCAAATCAAAGCCCTCCTAAGACGCCCCCTCGACCACGGAGCGGGGAACTGACTCTGCCCACCTCAGGAAGTCAG AGCTGCGGCGTCATGGAGGGTGTCCGGCTGAAGCAGCAGAGACCGTCAGTCCTGCGTCAACTTTCCCAAACGGCTTCCAGACGACAACACG TTCCTTCAGGAAACATTGCGGCGGTCTCTGTTTGCAAAGAAGAGGCGGCTACAGGACATCTCTCCCgctcctcctcccctcatgtgGGCTCCTCCCCCGCACAGGGTCATCACTTCTTCTTGTGGAAGAGAGAGGGCGCTACACAGGGCGCCAAGCAGAGCGCCACTGAGACCAGGCGTCAAGACGG CATCTCTGAAGCGACCAGCGCTCTGTTTGTGAGTGGATTCTGCCGCTGGCCCGGCTGTGACGCTGTTACAGAAGATTTTCACGGTTTCCTGAA GCATCTTAGCTCTGAACACGGTCCCAGTGACAGAAGCATCGCTCAGTGGAAAGTCCAGCGGGATATGGTTCAGGGCATGGAGAGTCAG ctcctcctggaaaaacagaaactgaTCGCGATGCAGCTCCACCTGCACCTCtctgaaaacaaatacaatgatCAG AATGTGTCTTCTGATTGGCCGTACAGCCTTCCTCTGTACCTGCCCCGGCCTCTGGTGACGGATGGAGACGCAGTGCAGCAATGGGCCATTAAACACCTGGAGGAGTTGTCCCAGCACGGAAACAGAGCTGCTGCGTCTGCACACTTTCTGCccg ATTTGGTCCCCAGGATCGAATGTTACAAATACAACAACATCCGGCCTCCATACACCTATGCCTACTTGATACGATGG TCCATCCACGAGTCTCCGGACAAACAGCGCACTCTGAATGAGATCTACAACTGGTTCACCACCATGTTCTTCTACTTCAGACACAACACTGCAACCTGGAAG AATGCAGTGCGTCACAACCTCAGCCTGCACAAGTGTTTTGTGCGAgtggagggagggaagggagcTGTGTGGACGGTGGATGAAACGGAGTACCAGAGGAGGAAAGGACAGAAGTATCACAG ggacTGTCCTGTGAAGTGGTTCAAGTCCTACTCTCATTACTGTCCAGACGACGCATGA
- the trappc6b gene encoding trafficking protein particle complex subunit 6b: MADEAPFQFLHHELIQYIYKTAENGEAENGRNITKLENMGFRVGQGLMERLTKETARFKDELDVMKFICKDFWTCVFKKQIDNLRTNHQGIYVLQDNKYRLLSQLSAGKQYLDLAPKYLAFTCGLVRGALSNLGVKSIVTAEVSIMPACKFQVMIQKM; this comes from the exons ATGGCAGACGAGGCTCCTTTCCAGTTTCTACATCACGAGTTGATTCAGTACATCTACAAGACGGCAGAAAACGGAGAGGCG GAAAATGGGAGAAATATCACCAAACTGGAGAACATGGGCTTCAGAGTGGGCCAAGGACTGATGGAGAG ACTGACAAAAGAGACGGCCCGGTTCAAAGACGAGCTGGACGTCATGAAGTTCATCTGTAAAGACTTCTGGACCTGTGTGTTCAAGAAGCAAATAGACAACCTGAGAACCAATCACCAG ggcaTCTATGTTCTGCAGGACAACAAGTACAGATTGCTGAGTCAGCTGTCAGCGGGGAAACAGTATCTGGATCTAGCTCCAAAG TACCTGGCCTTCACCTGCGGCCTGGTGAGAGGAGCTCTGTCCAACCTGGGAGTGAAGAGTATTGTGACGGCCGAGGTCTCCATCATGCCCGCAT GTAAATTCCAAGTAATGATCCAAAAGATGtag
- the foxp3b gene encoding forkhead box protein P3 isoform X1: MNDGTFEMPETSGERLRCGPNQSPPKTPPRPRSGELTLPTSGSQSCGVMEGVRLKQQRPSVLRQLSQTASRRQHVPSGNIAAVSVCKEEAATGHLSRSSSPHVGSSPAQGHHFFLWKREGATQGAKQSATETRRQDGISEATSALFVSGFCRWPGCDAVTEDFHGFLKHLSSEHGPSDRSIAQWKVQRDMVQGMESQLLLEKQKLIAMQLHLHLSENKYNDQNVSSDWPYSLPLYLPRPLVTDGDAVQQWAIKHLEELSQHGNRAAASAHFLPDLVPRIECYKYNNIRPPYTYAYLIRWSIHESPDKQRTLNEIYNWFTTMFFYFRHNTATWKNAVRHNLSLHKCFVRVEGGKGAVWTVDETEYQRRKGQKYHRDCPVKWFKSYSHYCPDDA, from the exons ATGAACGACGGCACGTTTG AGATGCCAGAGACGTCCGGTGAGCGTTTGAGATGTGGACCAAATCAAAGCCCTCCTAAGACGCCCCCTCGACCACGGAGCGGGGAACTGACTCTGCCCACCTCAGGAAGTCAG AGCTGCGGCGTCATGGAGGGTGTCCGGCTGAAGCAGCAGAGACCGTCAGTCCTGCGTCAACTTTCCCAAACGGCTTCCAGACGACAACACG TTCCTTCAGGAAACATTGCGGCGGTCTCTGTTTGCAAAGAAGAGGCGGCTACAGGACATCTCTCCCgctcctcctcccctcatgtgGGCTCCTCCCCCGCACAGGGTCATCACTTCTTCTTGTGGAAGAGAGAGGGCGCTACACAGGGCGCCAAGCAGAGCGCCACTGAGACCAGGCGTCAAGACGG CATCTCTGAAGCGACCAGCGCTCTGTTTGTGAGTGGATTCTGCCGCTGGCCCGGCTGTGACGCTGTTACAGAAGATTTTCACGGTTTCCTGAA GCATCTTAGCTCTGAACACGGTCCCAGTGACAGAAGCATCGCTCAGTGGAAAGTCCAGCGGGATATGGTTCAGGGCATGGAGAGTCAG ctcctcctggaaaaacagaaactgaTCGCGATGCAGCTCCACCTGCACCTCtctgaaaacaaatacaatgatCAG AATGTGTCTTCTGATTGGCCGTACAGCCTTCCTCTGTACCTGCCCCGGCCTCTGGTGACGGATGGAGACGCAGTGCAGCAATGGGCCATTAAACACCTGGAGGAGTTGTCCCAGCACGGAAACAGAGCTGCTGCGTCTGCACACTTTCTGCccg ATTTGGTCCCCAGGATCGAATGTTACAAATACAACAACATCCGGCCTCCATACACCTATGCCTACTTGATACGATGG TCCATCCACGAGTCTCCGGACAAACAGCGCACTCTGAATGAGATCTACAACTGGTTCACCACCATGTTCTTCTACTTCAGACACAACACTGCAACCTGGAAG AATGCAGTGCGTCACAACCTCAGCCTGCACAAGTGTTTTGTGCGAgtggagggagggaagggagcTGTGTGGACGGTGGATGAAACGGAGTACCAGAGGAGGAAAGGACAGAAGTATCACAG ggacTGTCCTGTGAAGTGGTTCAAGTCCTACTCTCATTACTGTCCAGACGACGCATGA